One Dromiciops gliroides isolate mDroGli1 chromosome 3, mDroGli1.pri, whole genome shotgun sequence DNA segment encodes these proteins:
- the PIGZ gene encoding GPI mannosyltransferase 4 isoform X2, producing the protein MWAAQVLWGSLSLLRVAWCLLPQTGYLHPDEFFQSPEVMAEDVLGLEVFRPWEFLPSSPCRTVLFPVLTTGSVLWLLELLEGLWPGALSSYTLLVGPRLVFTILSFALDWSVFRVAPLWGADPWHSLVLLAGSYVTLVFYTRTLANATEGLLFMWLLLLVSPAVAGDGTQGKPSPERRRPGRLLGAVVAAGFFNRPTFLGFALLPLLFWSGRRTAAGPLSVKALLQDLLGLLPGATLVAAAFVAADSWYYSSRLGLEPRLVLTPVHFLSYNLDPQNLARHGTHLRLTHLAVNGVLLFGMLHVVAVTAVWTMLKETLASVAQLRAPWSRGARAPLDKRNVLLLFYFGPLVLLSLFSHQEPRFLVPLLGPLVLLSSQKGGGVAPWRSAAVILFNVLGALFFGCLHQGGLVPSLTHLERSIHATAPQGQPAHFTLLFTHTYMPPRYLLHLRGQEPPVEVIDLGGAESGVLCQTLDQLTSQPICDTAGGDRLCRIFVVVPGTAREAAAGCPFSLRNETRVFPHLTLEDPPAFSDLLSSHWRESLSLYILEVGERREQ; encoded by the exons ATGTGGGCTGCCCAGGTGCTTTGGGGGAGCCTTAGCCTCCTGAGAGTCGCCTGGTGTCTTCTCCCGCAGACCGGTTACCTGCACCCAGATGAATTCTTTCAGTCGCCTGAGGTCATGGCAG AAGACGTCCTGGGCTTGGAGGTCTTCCGACCCTGGGAGTTCCTCCCCAGCTCACCCTGTCGGACGGTCTTGTTCCCAGTGTTGACCACGGGCTCCGTGTTGTGGCTGCTGGAGCTGTTGGAAGGCCTCTGGCCGGGCGCGCTCAGCAGCTACACTCTGCTGGTGGGGCCCCGGCTGGTCTTCACCATCCTCTCCTTTGCGCTGGACTGGAGCGTGTTCCGCGTGGCCCCGCTCTGGGGGGCCGATCCATGGCATTCCCTGGTGCTGCTGGCCGGCTCCTATGTCACCCTGGTCTTCTACACCCGGACGCTGGCCAACGCCACCGAGGGCCTTCTCTTcatgtggctgctgctgctggtctCCCCGGCCGTGGCTGGTGATGGCACCCAGGGGAAGCCGAGTCCCGAGCGCCGGCGGCCCGGCCGGCTCCTGGGCGCGGTGGTGGCCGCGGGCTTCTTCAACCGGCCCACGTTCCTGGGGTTCGCCCTGCTGCCGCTGCTCTTCTGGTCCGGCCGCCGCACGGCCGCGGGGCCCCTCAGCGTGAAGGCCCTGCTGCAGGACCTGCTGGGGCTGCTCCCCGGGGCCACGCTGGTGGCCGCCGCCTTCGTGGCTGCGGATTCGTGGTACTATTCCTCTCGCCTGGGGCTGGAGCCCCGCCTAGTCCTGACTCCCGTCCACTTCCTTAGCTACAACCTGGACCCCCAGAACCTGGCCCGGCACGGCACCCACCTGCGCCTCACTCACCTGGCCGTCAACGGGGTCCTGCTCTTTGGGATGCTGCACGTGGTAGCCGTGACGGCCGTGTGGACAATGCTCAAGGAGACCTTGGCCTCCGTGGCTCAGCTGCGGGCTCCCTGGTCCCGGGGCGCCAGGGCTCCTCTGGACAAGAGGAACGTGCTCCTCCTCTTCTACTTCGGGCCCCTGGTCCTGCTCTCCCTCTTCAGCCATCAGGAGCCTCGGTTCTTGGTCCCCCTCCTGGGGCCTCTGGTCCTGTTGAGCAGCCAGAAGGGCGGGGGGGTCGCTCCGTGGAGAAGCGCCGCGGTCATCCTCTTCAACGTGCTTGGGGCCCTGTTCTTTGGTTGCCTTCACCAGGGTGGCCTCGTCCCTTCCCTGACCCACCTGGAACGGAGCATCCACGCCACGGCGCCCCAAGGGCAGCCCGCCCACTTCACCCTCCTCTTCACCCATACCTACATGCCACCCCGCTACCTCCTCCACCTGCGAGGGCAGGAGCCGCCCGTGGAGGTCATCGACCTGGGCGGGGCCGAGAGCGGGGTCCTCTGCCAGACCCTGGACCAGCTCACCAGCCAGCCCATCTGCGACACCGCGGGGGGCGACCGGCTCTGCCGGATTTTTGTGGTGGTCCCCGGGACAGCCAGAGAGGCCGCGGCCGGATGCCCCTTCTCCCTGAGGAATGAGACCCGCGTGTTTCCCCACTTGACTCTGGAGGACCCGCCCGCGTTCTCTGACCTGCTCAGCAGCCACTGGAGAGAATCCCTTAGCCTCTACATCCTGGAAGTGGGCGAGCGGAGAGAGCAATGA
- the PIGZ gene encoding GPI mannosyltransferase 4 isoform X1 — translation MNSFSRLRSWQSRYPVKAEFEPRPPWWRLLCSNHLLPLFPLPEDVLGLEVFRPWEFLPSSPCRTVLFPVLTTGSVLWLLELLEGLWPGALSSYTLLVGPRLVFTILSFALDWSVFRVAPLWGADPWHSLVLLAGSYVTLVFYTRTLANATEGLLFMWLLLLVSPAVAGDGTQGKPSPERRRPGRLLGAVVAAGFFNRPTFLGFALLPLLFWSGRRTAAGPLSVKALLQDLLGLLPGATLVAAAFVAADSWYYSSRLGLEPRLVLTPVHFLSYNLDPQNLARHGTHLRLTHLAVNGVLLFGMLHVVAVTAVWTMLKETLASVAQLRAPWSRGARAPLDKRNVLLLFYFGPLVLLSLFSHQEPRFLVPLLGPLVLLSSQKGGGVAPWRSAAVILFNVLGALFFGCLHQGGLVPSLTHLERSIHATAPQGQPAHFTLLFTHTYMPPRYLLHLRGQEPPVEVIDLGGAESGVLCQTLDQLTSQPICDTAGGDRLCRIFVVVPGTAREAAAGCPFSLRNETRVFPHLTLEDPPAFSDLLSSHWRESLSLYILEVGERREQ, via the exons ATGAATTCTTTCAGTCGCCTGAGGTCATGGCAG AGCCGGTATCCTGTAAAGGCAGAATTCGAACCCAGGCCTCCCTGGTGGCGTCTTCTCTGCTCCAATCACCTCTTGCCTCTCTTTCCTTTGCCAGAAGACGTCCTGGGCTTGGAGGTCTTCCGACCCTGGGAGTTCCTCCCCAGCTCACCCTGTCGGACGGTCTTGTTCCCAGTGTTGACCACGGGCTCCGTGTTGTGGCTGCTGGAGCTGTTGGAAGGCCTCTGGCCGGGCGCGCTCAGCAGCTACACTCTGCTGGTGGGGCCCCGGCTGGTCTTCACCATCCTCTCCTTTGCGCTGGACTGGAGCGTGTTCCGCGTGGCCCCGCTCTGGGGGGCCGATCCATGGCATTCCCTGGTGCTGCTGGCCGGCTCCTATGTCACCCTGGTCTTCTACACCCGGACGCTGGCCAACGCCACCGAGGGCCTTCTCTTcatgtggctgctgctgctggtctCCCCGGCCGTGGCTGGTGATGGCACCCAGGGGAAGCCGAGTCCCGAGCGCCGGCGGCCCGGCCGGCTCCTGGGCGCGGTGGTGGCCGCGGGCTTCTTCAACCGGCCCACGTTCCTGGGGTTCGCCCTGCTGCCGCTGCTCTTCTGGTCCGGCCGCCGCACGGCCGCGGGGCCCCTCAGCGTGAAGGCCCTGCTGCAGGACCTGCTGGGGCTGCTCCCCGGGGCCACGCTGGTGGCCGCCGCCTTCGTGGCTGCGGATTCGTGGTACTATTCCTCTCGCCTGGGGCTGGAGCCCCGCCTAGTCCTGACTCCCGTCCACTTCCTTAGCTACAACCTGGACCCCCAGAACCTGGCCCGGCACGGCACCCACCTGCGCCTCACTCACCTGGCCGTCAACGGGGTCCTGCTCTTTGGGATGCTGCACGTGGTAGCCGTGACGGCCGTGTGGACAATGCTCAAGGAGACCTTGGCCTCCGTGGCTCAGCTGCGGGCTCCCTGGTCCCGGGGCGCCAGGGCTCCTCTGGACAAGAGGAACGTGCTCCTCCTCTTCTACTTCGGGCCCCTGGTCCTGCTCTCCCTCTTCAGCCATCAGGAGCCTCGGTTCTTGGTCCCCCTCCTGGGGCCTCTGGTCCTGTTGAGCAGCCAGAAGGGCGGGGGGGTCGCTCCGTGGAGAAGCGCCGCGGTCATCCTCTTCAACGTGCTTGGGGCCCTGTTCTTTGGTTGCCTTCACCAGGGTGGCCTCGTCCCTTCCCTGACCCACCTGGAACGGAGCATCCACGCCACGGCGCCCCAAGGGCAGCCCGCCCACTTCACCCTCCTCTTCACCCATACCTACATGCCACCCCGCTACCTCCTCCACCTGCGAGGGCAGGAGCCGCCCGTGGAGGTCATCGACCTGGGCGGGGCCGAGAGCGGGGTCCTCTGCCAGACCCTGGACCAGCTCACCAGCCAGCCCATCTGCGACACCGCGGGGGGCGACCGGCTCTGCCGGATTTTTGTGGTGGTCCCCGGGACAGCCAGAGAGGCCGCGGCCGGATGCCCCTTCTCCCTGAGGAATGAGACCCGCGTGTTTCCCCACTTGACTCTGGAGGACCCGCCCGCGTTCTCTGACCTGCTCAGCAGCCACTGGAGAGAATCCCTTAGCCTCTACATCCTGGAAGTGGGCGAGCGGAGAGAGCAATGA